In the Ostrinia nubilalis chromosome 15, ilOstNubi1.1, whole genome shotgun sequence genome, one interval contains:
- the LOC135078601 gene encoding uncharacterized protein LOC135078601 has product MKPRLFQSRVDTPTRYRSLDTLTAAKAESDQQLPAPRPLTKRLLASAYGDDNTEKKTMCRRQSTYTLSSTPGSSIRRRNKTSSPIQSIHNPLLETLIEAEKEAEELRNKIAYIRKEFVEEKNDSSMSSLALDVSKISVLKAEPPKAQFASSPNLSGLGTVQEDFPKSRLKRFESASTSHLGPKSLNPNEKPSRLKRISPNIFKMRKDAPPKVDKLKPDSKSSKLNNLFRPKIVTPVHSKLNEASPNSASKKKFSHVKSTIPRPTPVKKD; this is encoded by the exons ATGAAGCCACG GCTATTCCAGTCCAGAGTCGATACGCCCACTCGGTACCGTTCGCTGGACACGTTGACAGCTGCGAAGGCTGAATCTGATCAGCAGCTGCCGGCGCCAAGGCCGCTGACGAAACGCTTGCTGGCGAGCGCTTATGGAGATGACAATACTGAGAAAAAG aCTATGTGTCGCAGACAGAGTACATACACTTTATCGTCGACTCCTGGGAGCAGTATTAGGAGACGCAACAAAACATCAAG TCCAATACAATCCATACACAACCCGCTGCTAGAAACTTTGATAGAAGCTGAGAAGGAGGCTGAGGAACTAAGAAACAAGATAGCATACATCAGAAAGGAGTTTGTTGAAGAGAAGAACGATTCTTCCATGTCCTCGCTAGCTTTGGACGTCTCCAAAATATCTGTCTTGAAG GCAGAGCCACCCAAAGCCCAGTTTGCGTCCAGTCCAAACCTGTCCGGCTTGGGAACAGTTCAGGAGGACTTCCCCAAGAGCCGTCTCAAGAGGTTCGAGAGTGCCTCCACCTCGCACTTGGGGCCGAAGTCGCTGAACCCCAACGAGAAACCCTCGCGGCTGAAGAGGATATCGCCTAATATCTTCAAGATGCGGAAAGACGCGCCACCTAAGGTTGATAAGCTGAAGCCGGATAGTAAGAGCAGCAAATTGAACA ACTTGTTCAGACCAAAAATAGTGACTCCAGTACATTCAAAATTGAACGAAGCAAGTCCCAACAGTGCCTCTAAGAAAAAGTTCAGTCACGTGAAGTCGACTATACCTAGACCAACGCCCGTTAAAAAGGACTAA